One window of the Verrucomicrobiota bacterium genome contains the following:
- the nifS gene encoding cysteine desulfurase NifS, which translates to MDRVIYVDNNATTTVAPEVLDAMVPFFCERYGNASSMHAFGGTVRHDLDAAREKVAMLLGATPGEIVFTSCGTESDNTAVIGTLRANPDRRHVLTTRVEHPAIRSLCQYLAKAHYEITEVPVNRQGELDVEFLADSIRPDTALVSVMWANNETGVIFPIEQVAEIAHAAGAVFHTDAVQAVGKLPINLAESRIDLLSLSGHKFHAPKGIGALYVRRGTKLTPLLIGGHQEHGRRGGTENSASIVGLGTAAELAAERIDDENTRVKAMRDRLEQRILESTPDCFVNGARDERLPNTTNISFEYVEGEAILLRLDELGICASSGSACTSGSLEPSHVMRAMGVPFTAAHGSIRFSLSVYNTGEEIDFIAEHIPRIIQDLRAISPYGARGEESRRT; encoded by the coding sequence ATGGACAGAGTCATCTACGTTGACAACAACGCCACGACGACGGTGGCGCCTGAGGTTCTCGATGCGATGGTGCCGTTCTTCTGCGAGCGGTACGGCAACGCCTCGAGTATGCACGCCTTCGGCGGCACCGTGCGGCACGACCTCGACGCGGCGCGCGAGAAGGTGGCCATGCTGCTGGGCGCCACGCCCGGCGAGATCGTCTTCACGAGCTGCGGCACCGAGAGCGACAACACCGCCGTGATCGGCACGCTGCGCGCCAATCCGGACAGGCGCCACGTGCTCACCACGCGCGTCGAACACCCGGCCATCCGCAGCTTGTGCCAGTATCTCGCCAAGGCGCATTACGAGATCACCGAAGTCCCCGTAAACCGCCAGGGCGAGCTCGACGTGGAGTTTCTCGCCGACTCGATCCGGCCCGATACGGCCCTCGTCTCGGTTATGTGGGCCAACAACGAGACGGGCGTCATCTTCCCCATCGAGCAGGTCGCCGAGATCGCCCACGCCGCAGGCGCCGTGTTCCACACCGACGCCGTGCAGGCCGTCGGCAAGCTGCCGATCAACCTCGCCGAGAGCCGCATCGACCTGCTCAGCCTGTCAGGCCACAAGTTCCACGCGCCCAAAGGCATCGGTGCGCTCTATGTGCGGCGCGGCACCAAACTCACGCCGCTGCTCATCGGCGGCCACCAGGAGCACGGCCGGCGCGGCGGCACGGAGAACTCGGCGTCCATTGTCGGGCTCGGCACAGCGGCCGAGTTGGCGGCCGAGCGCATCGATGATGAGAACACGCGCGTCAAGGCGATGCGCGACCGGCTCGAACAGCGCATTCTCGAGTCGACGCCCGACTGTTTCGTCAACGGCGCTCGTGACGAGCGCTTGCCGAACACGACGAATATCAGCTTCGAGTACGTCGAGGGCGAGGCGATCCTCTTGCGGCTCGACGAGCTGGGCATCTGCGCCTCGTCGGGCTCGGCGTGCACGTCGGGCTCCCTTGAGCCGAGCCACGTCATGCGCGCCATGGGTGTGCCGTTCACGGCCGCGCACGGTTCGATCCGGTTCAGCCTCAGCGTCTATAACACCGGCGAGGAGATCGACTTCATCGCCGAGCACATCCCGCGCATTATTCAGGATCTCCGCGCGATCTCGCCCTACGGCGCCCGAGGAGAAGAGAGCAGACGAACGTAA